GGTTCAGGGTATGTGAAAGCTTTGACAGAGCAGGTTTCAAGCCTCAAGGATAAAAACGTGCTAATGATTGGTGCAGGTGGGGCTGCACGTGGGCTTTTTTTCTCCTTGTCAAAGGAAGGGGTTAAGAGGCTTGATATCGCAAACAGAACGATCGAAAAAGCACAAGAACTAATTCTTGATTGTCCATATGCTATTGAAGCAAACGCACTTAGTAAACAAGAAGCCGAGTCAACGCTGGGTGAGTATGATATCATTATTCAAACGACATCGATTGGAATGGCACCGAATGTTGAAGAAATGCCCATTTGTTTAGAAAAGCTTAAAGAGGATGCATTTGTTAGCGACATCATTTATAATCCGCTTGAAACCTCATTGTTAAGAGGAGCAAAGCAGAGAGGTGCCGCGATTCAAAATGGATTGGACATGTTTGTTTTTCAAGGGGCGCTTGCCTTTGAGTTATGGACTGGAATCTTTCCAGACACAGATCGCATGAGAAGTATTGTACAAAAGCAACTAGGAGGAAAATAATGTTAACAGGTAAACAAAAGCGTTTTTTACGTTCGAAAGCACACCACCTTACGCCAATCTTTCAAGTAGGTAAAGGTGGGGTTAATGATAATATGATTAAACAGATCTCTGAGGCACTTGAAGTAAGAGAATTAATGAAAATAAGCATCCTGCAAAACTGTGAAGAGGATAAGGATGTTGTGGCAAGACAATTGGCTGACGGAAGCGATTCCGAGCTTGTACAATTGATTGGAAAAACAGTTGTCTTATACAAGGAATCACAAGAAAATAAGCAAATTGAATTGCCATAACAGCAAGGAGGGCTGGTTTTGAAAAAAATCGGCATACTTGGAGGCACCTTTGATCCTCCTCATCACGGTCATTTATTGATAGCCAATGAAGTATTGCAAGAATTAAAGCTTGATGAAGTATGGTTTTTGCCTAATCAGGAGCCCCCGCATAAGCAAAAATCTGATGGTGCAAGCAATGATGACCGTGTGAGAATGCTTGAATTGGCCACCTTCGGACATCCAAAATTCGTGATCGAAAAGATTGAGCTAGAACGACCTGGACCGTCCTATACGTTTGATACGATGAAGCTTTTAACGGAGAAATATCCAGAATATGATTTTTATTTTATCATTGGTGCGGATATGATTGAATATTTATCAAAATGGAATAAAATAGATGAACTTATCCGAATCGTTAAGTTTGTCGGGGTAAATAGACCAGATTATCAAGATATTACCCCGTATCCAATCATCCACGTAACCGTACCTGGAAATGGGAGTATCGTCAAGACTCATTCGTAATCGAATGAAAGAGAAGCAAACGATTCGGTATTTAGTACCTGAATCTGTTCGAAACTATATTGAGGAGAATCGGCTATATGGATCGTGAAAAAGCACTGAAAATCGTCAAGCCCCAGCTGACAGAGCATCGATATCAGCACACACTTGGGGTAATGGAAACGGCGATTATCCTGGCAAAGCAATATGGAGCAGATCCTAAAAAAGCGGAGCTTGCGGCGATTTTTCATGACTATGCAAAATTTCGCCCCAAGAATGAAATGAAGCAAATCATTGTGGAGCAAGGAATGAATCCATTATTATTGCAGTTCAATTCGGAATTATGGCATGCACCTGTTGGGGCATACTTAATTGAAAAGGAAGCAGGAATAACGGATCCAGGAGTATTAGATGCTGTTCGTTTCCACACATCTGGGCGTAAAGGAATGACGATTTTAGAGCAAGTTATTTACCTAGCAGATTATATTGAACCGGGAAGGCATTTTCCGGGTGTTGAAGATGTTAGAGAATTGGCTAAAATAAACTTAATAGATGCCTTAATTGCTTCCATTAAAAATACGATTATTTTTTTACTAAAAAAGAATCAACCTGTGTTTCCTGATACAATCGAAACATATAATCATCTCATCTTAAATAAGGAGAATTGAGTACATGACAGATAGAAGTTTATTACACGCTGTTGTTAAAGCAGCCGATGACAAAAGGGCAGAAGATATTCTCGTACTAAACATGCAAGGCATTTCATTAATTACAGATTACTTTGTCATTTGTCACGGTAATTCTGATAAGCAAGTTCAAGCAATCGTTCGTGAAATTAAAGAGAAAGCAGATGAATTACAGATTTCTGTAAAACGAATTGAAGGTTTTGATGAGGCAAAATGGGTCCTTGTTGATTTAGGTGATATCGTTGTCCATGTATTCCACCGTGACGAGCGGAGCTATTACAAGCTAGAACGTTTATGGGGAGACGCACCAATCGAGAATGTGTTAAGTGAGTTAAATCAATGACCTACAACCGGTTTGCCTATCTTTACGATGAATTAATGAGAGAGACACCATATGAACTATGGGTCGAACATGTTCTTCGACAAACCGAAAAATATCTAGTACAGACTAACAACATATTAGATGTGGCATGTGGAACAGGAGAATTATCAATTTATCTTGCCCAATCTGGCTTACGTGTAACAGGGGTAGACCTTTCTGAGGACATGCTAGCGGTTGCTCATGCTAAGGCGATGGAAAGTGGTCTTGCGATTGAATTCTTTCAACAAAATATGACGGAAATGGAAGGGTTCAATCCGTTTGATGTGATCACTATATTTTGTGATTCATTGAACTATCTACAAACGGAAGAAGAGGTCGAAAAAACCTTTAAGTGCGTTTATAACCTATTACAGCCAGATGGGTTGTTTATGTTCGATGTCCACTCCCTTTTTAAAATGAATCAAATTTTTATGAATGCCACCTTTGCTTTGAATGAAGAACGGATTGCTTATATTTGGCAATGCTATCCTGGTGAATGGCCGAATAGTGTTGAACATGATTTGAATTTTTTCGTTTTAGATGAGCAAACGGGACTGTACGAACGTTTCGATGAACTTCACCTGCAACGGACCTATTCCATTGAGCAATATTCGATGTGGCTTGAAAATGCTGGTTTTGAACTGCTGGAGGTAAGTGCTGATTTTTCAACTGAGGCTCCATCGAACGAATCGGAAAGAATATTTTTTACTGCCAAAAAGAAATAAAAATGAGGCTGACCCATCGGGAGTAATTCCCAAATGAGTCAACCTTATTTTTTTTAAAAAAACTTTGTTAGAGAAGGTTGTAAATGATGTGCAGTCTGTGATTGGAGCGGAAGGTGCTCGACTCCTGCGGGAGCAGCGGGACAGGTGGGACCCCGCAAGCGTAAAACGATGAGGAGGCTCACCGCCCGCCCCGCGGAAAGCGAGCACCTGGAGCGGAAATCAACAGTCAAAATAAAAAATTTAAAATGATCTCGCAGGAAATTTTACAAATATCGAGAATTTATAAAGGGTACTGCTTTTTTACCATCTCCAAATCTTCCTTAAATTTCGAATGAGTTGCCGCAAATACATGCTCAAATACCTCACCTAATTCTTCTTCCAAGACTTTAATACCTTCCCCTGTAATACCACCTTTTACACAAACTTTCTCTTGTAATGTAGGTAATGTATAATAACCATTTTTTAGTAATTCCCCTAAACCAATTAACATTTCACTGGCCAATACAATGGCTGTTTCCTTATCGATTTCTGTTTCTTTTACAGCTGCAGTAATAAATCTCTGTGTTAAATAGCTAAAAAATGCAGGACCGCAGCTTGAAATATCCGATGCAACTCTTGTGACCTTTTCATC
The DNA window shown above is from Bacillus sp. T3 and carries:
- the aroE gene encoding shikimate dehydrogenase codes for the protein MKKLFGVIGDPIAHSMSPLMHNDLFQRYNIDAHYFPFHVKKEDLSQAINGLKVLGISGFNVTVPHKVAIIPLLNEIDPLAKAIGAVNTVVNVDGKLIGYNTDGSGYVKALTEQVSSLKDKNVLMIGAGGAARGLFFSLSKEGVKRLDIANRTIEKAQELILDCPYAIEANALSKQEAESTLGEYDIIIQTTSIGMAPNVEEMPICLEKLKEDAFVSDIIYNPLETSLLRGAKQRGAAIQNGLDMFVFQGALAFELWTGIFPDTDRMRSIVQKQLGGK
- the yhbY gene encoding ribosome assembly RNA-binding protein YhbY, which codes for MLTGKQKRFLRSKAHHLTPIFQVGKGGVNDNMIKQISEALEVRELMKISILQNCEEDKDVVARQLADGSDSELVQLIGKTVVLYKESQENKQIELP
- the yqeK gene encoding bis(5'-nucleosyl)-tetraphosphatase (symmetrical) YqeK gives rise to the protein MTEHRYQHTLGVMETAIILAKQYGADPKKAELAAIFHDYAKFRPKNEMKQIIVEQGMNPLLLQFNSELWHAPVGAYLIEKEAGITDPGVLDAVRFHTSGRKGMTILEQVIYLADYIEPGRHFPGVEDVRELAKINLIDALIASIKNTIIFLLKKNQPVFPDTIETYNHLILNKEN
- the rsfS gene encoding ribosome silencing factor, producing the protein MTDRSLLHAVVKAADDKRAEDILVLNMQGISLITDYFVICHGNSDKQVQAIVREIKEKADELQISVKRIEGFDEAKWVLVDLGDIVVHVFHRDERSYYKLERLWGDAPIENVLSELNQ
- a CDS encoding class I SAM-dependent methyltransferase → MTYNRFAYLYDELMRETPYELWVEHVLRQTEKYLVQTNNILDVACGTGELSIYLAQSGLRVTGVDLSEDMLAVAHAKAMESGLAIEFFQQNMTEMEGFNPFDVITIFCDSLNYLQTEEEVEKTFKCVYNLLQPDGLFMFDVHSLFKMNQIFMNATFALNEERIAYIWQCYPGEWPNSVEHDLNFFVLDEQTGLYERFDELHLQRTYSIEQYSMWLENAGFELLEVSADFSTEAPSNESERIFFTAKKK